One window from the genome of Lepisosteus oculatus isolate fLepOcu1 unplaced genomic scaffold, fLepOcu1.hap2 HAP2_SCAFFOLD_41, whole genome shotgun sequence encodes:
- the LOC138229131 gene encoding zinc finger C2HC domain-containing protein 1C-like codes for MCPTAEQFPYENSQSGNPQLVPCELCHGKFAVERLEKHSKICKKLQNSKRKVFDSFKHRAKGTELETYIHKKKVKPPIVLRKNNWRQKHEDFIRSIKQAREVQQVITQGGKVVNLPQPPANPNPDYVPCPHCGRRFAPRPAQRHFPKCQHIRSRPPPPPRR; via the exons atgtgccctaccgctgagcaatttccatatgagaatagccagagtggaaaccctcagctggtgccctgtgaactgtgtcacgggaagtttgctgtagagaggctggagaaacacagcaagatctgcaagaagcttcagaattcaaagaggaaggtttttgactctttcaagcacagggccaagggaacagaactggagacatacatccataagaagaaggttaaaccgccaatcgtg ctgagaaagaacaactggaggcagaagcacgaggatttcattcggagcatcaaacaggccagggaggtgcagcaggtgatcacgcaaggagggaaagttgtgaacctgccccagccccccgcgaatccaaaccccgactacgtgccctgccctcactgcggccggcgctttgcccccaggccggcacagaggcacttccccaagtgtcagcacatcaggagccgccctcctcctcctcctcgcagatga